A section of the Metabacillus endolithicus genome encodes:
- a CDS encoding phosphoadenylyl-sulfate reductase → MLTYENWTEQTDSFEVDETYKGALNVLNWAYDHYGEEVVYACSFGIEGIVLIDLISKVKPDAKIVFLDTDVHFKETYELIDKVKEKYPSLNIELKKPKLTLEEQAEQYGDKLWETNPNQCCNIRKIVPLTETLNGATAWISGLRREQSETRKNVNYINKDERFHSVKVCPLIHWTWKDVWRYVHKNDLIYNPLHDRGYPSIGCFHCTKPAFDENDLRSGRWSGQMKTECGLHQ, encoded by the coding sequence ATGTTAACATATGAAAACTGGACTGAACAAACTGATTCATTTGAAGTTGATGAAACGTATAAAGGTGCACTTAATGTTTTAAATTGGGCATATGACCATTACGGTGAAGAGGTTGTATATGCTTGTAGCTTTGGAATTGAGGGGATCGTTCTAATTGACTTAATTTCTAAAGTGAAACCAGATGCTAAGATCGTTTTCCTTGATACAGATGTACATTTTAAGGAAACGTATGAATTAATTGATAAGGTAAAAGAAAAATATCCATCATTAAATATTGAATTAAAAAAGCCAAAATTAACACTTGAAGAACAAGCTGAGCAATATGGTGATAAATTATGGGAAACAAACCCTAATCAATGCTGTAACATCCGCAAAATTGTTCCTCTAACTGAAACATTAAATGGTGCAACAGCATGGATTTCAGGTTTAAGACGAGAACAGTCTGAAACAAGAAAGAATGTAAATTATATTAATAAGGACGAACGCTTTCATTCAGTAAAGGTTTGCCCGCTTATTCATTGGACGTGGAAGGATGTTTGGAGATACGTTCATAAAAATGACTTAATCTATAACCCTCTTCATGATAGAGGATATCCAAGTATCGGTTGTTTTCATTGTACAAAGCCTGCCTTTGATGAAAATGATTTAAGATCAGGTAGATGGTCAGGGCAAATGAAAACAGAATGTGGCCTCCACCAATAG
- a CDS encoding solute carrier family 23 protein, with translation MKEDQIVLDVKDTPKPMTWLALSFQHLFAMFGATILVPFLVELDPAVALISSGLGTIAFLLITKGQVPAYLGSSFAFITPIIVAKSTAGVGAAMVGSFLAGLVYGIIALLIKGTGHKWIMKILPPVVVGPVIIVIGLGLAATAVGMATNNPAGDYSLKHFSVALVTLLITILCSIFLKGFFNLIPVLIGIAGGYFYSLAIGIIDFSNVIAANWIQVPNFVIPFVNYTPAITLDIVLLMVPVVVVTISEHIGHQLVLGKVVGRDYIEKPGLHRSILGDGVATMIAALIGGPPNTTYGENIGVLAITRVYSVFVIAGAAVLAILFGFIGKISAFISSIPTPVMGGVSILLFGIIASSGLRMMIDSKLDLGNKRNLIIVSVILVIGIGEATLKIGNFDLHGMALAAIIGIVLNLVLPYDKDESINNETA, from the coding sequence ATGAAAGAAGATCAAATTGTCTTAGATGTAAAAGATACACCAAAACCAATGACCTGGCTTGCGCTTAGCTTTCAACATTTGTTTGCCATGTTTGGCGCAACAATTCTAGTACCATTTTTAGTGGAGCTAGATCCAGCTGTAGCACTTATCTCAAGTGGATTAGGAACGATTGCATTCTTACTCATTACAAAAGGTCAAGTACCAGCGTATTTAGGATCGTCCTTCGCATTCATTACGCCAATTATTGTGGCAAAATCAACAGCAGGTGTAGGAGCTGCGATGGTAGGGAGCTTTTTAGCTGGTCTTGTATACGGAATTATTGCTTTACTTATTAAAGGGACGGGTCATAAATGGATAATGAAAATACTTCCGCCAGTAGTTGTAGGACCTGTCATTATCGTTATTGGATTGGGATTAGCAGCAACTGCGGTAGGTATGGCGACAAATAACCCTGCTGGCGATTATAGCTTAAAACATTTCTCAGTTGCGTTGGTAACATTGTTAATCACAATTTTATGTTCAATCTTTCTAAAAGGATTTTTCAACTTAATACCAGTACTTATTGGAATTGCAGGCGGCTATTTCTACTCACTAGCGATTGGAATTATTGATTTCTCAAACGTTATAGCAGCAAATTGGATTCAAGTACCAAACTTTGTTATTCCTTTTGTAAACTACACTCCAGCAATTACACTTGATATTGTATTACTTATGGTACCTGTTGTTGTCGTGACAATCTCAGAGCATATTGGACACCAACTAGTTTTAGGGAAAGTTGTTGGAAGAGATTATATTGAAAAACCAGGCTTACATCGTTCGATTTTAGGAGATGGTGTAGCTACAATGATTGCTGCTTTAATCGGTGGACCACCGAATACAACATATGGTGAAAACATTGGCGTTCTGGCAATTACAAGAGTTTATAGTGTGTTTGTTATCGCAGGAGCCGCAGTACTAGCCATTTTGTTTGGGTTTATTGGAAAGATATCAGCATTTATCAGTTCAATCCCGACACCTGTTATGGGTGGAGTATCCATTCTTCTATTTGGTATCATCGCATCATCTGGATTACGTATGATGATTGACAGCAAACTTGATCTTGGAAATAAACGAAATTTAATTATAGTGTCTGTTATATTAGTAATTGGAATTGGAGAAGCAACGCTTAAGATTGGGAATTTCGACCTTCATGGGATGGCATTAGCAGCAATAATTGGTATTGTATTAAATTTAGTTCTACCTTATGATAAGGACGAATCAATTAATAATGAAACGGCATAA
- a CDS encoding DivIVA domain-containing protein — MPLTPLDIHNKEFNKGFRGYDEDEVNEFLDQVIKDYEMIIREKKELESRVTELTEKLGHFTNIEDTLNKSIIIAQEAAEEVKRNAQKESKLIIKEAEKNADRIINESLAKSRKIAMEIEELKKQSKVFRTRFQMLIEAQLDLLKNDDWDHLLEYEVEPIFGETEESKS, encoded by the coding sequence GTGCCTTTAACACCGTTAGATATCCATAATAAGGAATTTAATAAAGGGTTTCGTGGATATGATGAAGATGAAGTTAACGAGTTTTTAGATCAGGTTATCAAAGATTATGAAATGATTATCAGAGAAAAGAAAGAGCTTGAATCTCGTGTTACAGAACTAACAGAGAAACTCGGTCACTTTACTAATATTGAAGACACATTGAATAAATCAATCATTATAGCACAAGAAGCAGCAGAAGAAGTGAAGCGGAATGCTCAGAAAGAATCAAAGCTGATTATTAAAGAGGCGGAAAAAAACGCAGACCGAATTATTAATGAATCTTTAGCTAAATCAAGAAAAATTGCTATGGAAATTGAAGAGCTAAAAAAACAGTCAAAAGTATTCAGAACCCGTTTCCAAATGCTTATAGAGGCACAGCTCGACCTGCTTAAAAATGATGATTGGGATCATTTATTAGAATACGAGGTTGAGCCTATTTTTGGAGAAACAGAAGAATCCAAAAGTTAA
- the pyrF gene encoding orotidine-5'-phosphate decarboxylase has product MQRPLIIALDFKDQQEVKEFLQHFQQEQLFVKVGMELFYQEGPEIISYLKKLGHNIFLDLKLHDIPNTVKQAMRGLAKLDVDIVNVHAAGGKKMMEAAIEGLEAGTQEGKKRPICIAVTQLTSTSQDMMHKELLINEDINNVVLHYAQMAKESGLDGVVCSTHEVETLNAKLGSSFMTVTPGIRMKEDSTDDQTRIASPDLARRLGSTAIVVGRSITKQDNPYEAYLKVKKAWEESEE; this is encoded by the coding sequence ATGCAAAGACCGCTCATTATAGCTCTTGATTTTAAAGATCAGCAAGAGGTAAAAGAATTTTTACAGCACTTTCAACAAGAACAGTTATTTGTCAAGGTAGGTATGGAATTATTTTATCAGGAAGGTCCTGAGATTATTTCTTATCTTAAAAAACTTGGCCACAACATCTTTTTAGACCTAAAGCTTCACGACATTCCGAATACAGTTAAACAAGCAATGCGTGGGTTAGCCAAGCTTGATGTGGACATTGTCAATGTGCATGCTGCAGGCGGAAAGAAAATGATGGAAGCAGCTATTGAAGGACTTGAGGCAGGAACTCAAGAAGGTAAAAAAAGACCAATATGTATTGCTGTTACTCAGTTAACTAGTACTTCTCAAGATATGATGCATAAAGAGCTATTAATTAATGAAGATATCAATAATGTTGTTCTTCATTATGCACAAATGGCAAAAGAAAGCGGCTTAGATGGCGTGGTTTGTTCTACTCATGAAGTAGAGACATTAAATGCAAAGCTTGGATCTTCTTTTATGACTGTCACACCGGGAATTCGGATGAAGGAAGATTCGACAGATGATCAAACTAGAATAGCTAGTCCAGACCTAGCACGTCGTCTAGGTTCGACAGCTATTGTAGTAGGAAGAAGCATAACAAAACAAGACAATCCATATGAGGCATACTTAAAAGTGAAAAAAGCTTGGGAGGAATCAGAGGAATGA
- the pyrR gene encoding bifunctional pyr operon transcriptional regulator/uracil phosphoribosyltransferase PyrR: MSQKAVLLDEQAIRRALTRIAHEIIERNKGIEDSILVGIKTRGIYLANRLAERIEQIEGKKIAIGELDITLYRDDLTKKTEDLEPLVKGSDIPVDVTNQKVILVDDVLYTGRTVRAAMDALVDIGRPANIQLAVLVDRGHRELPIRADYVGKNIPTSSSEKIVVELNEADKKDQVTIHEN; encoded by the coding sequence ATGTCTCAAAAAGCAGTTTTATTAGATGAACAAGCAATTCGTCGTGCTTTAACAAGAATTGCTCATGAAATTATTGAGAGAAACAAGGGAATTGAAGACAGCATTTTAGTTGGCATTAAAACAAGAGGGATTTATCTCGCCAATCGACTTGCCGAACGAATTGAACAAATAGAAGGTAAAAAAATCGCAATCGGTGAACTGGATATAACACTATATCGTGATGATCTTACGAAGAAAACAGAAGACCTAGAACCGCTTGTAAAAGGTTCTGATATCCCAGTAGATGTAACAAATCAAAAAGTAATTTTGGTTGACGATGTACTATATACTGGTAGAACTGTTAGAGCTGCGATGGATGCACTTGTTGATATTGGAAGACCTGCAAATATACAACTAGCTGTATTAGTTGACAGAGGACACCGTGAACTTCCGATAAGAGCAGATTATGTTGGGAAAAACATTCCAACCTCGAGCTCAGAAAAAATTGTCGTTGAATTAAATGAAGCTGATAAAAAAGACCAAGTAACTATTCACGAAAATTAA
- a CDS encoding class I tRNA ligase family protein, with the protein MEYKDTLLMPKTEFPMRGNLPNREPLMQEKWDKMNIYEMVQERTKDRPLFVLHDGPPYANGDIHMGHALNKILKDFIVRFKSMSGYCAPYVPGWDTHGLPIETALTKNKKVKRKEMSVAEFRKLCEDYAWEQINGQREQFKRLGVRGDWENPYVTLKPEYEAQQIKVFGEMAKKGYIYKGLKPVYWSPSSESALAEAEIEYQDKRSPSIYVAFPVKDGKGVLSHDEKIIIWTTTPWTMPANLGISVHPELEYSVVAANGEKYVVASELVESVASTIGWESYEVDRTLKGIELDRVTAKHPIYDRESLVMLGEHVTSDGGTGCVHTAPGHGEDDFIVGQQYGLDVLCPVDEKGYMTKEAPGFEGTFL; encoded by the coding sequence ATGGAATACAAAGATACCCTTCTGATGCCGAAAACTGAGTTTCCAATGCGTGGAAACCTACCTAACAGAGAGCCGTTAATGCAAGAAAAATGGGATAAGATGAATATCTACGAAATGGTACAAGAACGAACAAAAGATCGTCCACTTTTTGTTTTACATGATGGACCTCCATATGCAAATGGAGACATTCATATGGGGCATGCATTAAATAAAATCTTAAAGGATTTTATTGTGCGTTTTAAATCTATGAGTGGCTATTGTGCACCTTATGTTCCGGGCTGGGATACACATGGTTTACCAATTGAAACAGCTCTTACAAAAAATAAGAAAGTAAAAAGAAAAGAGATGTCTGTTGCTGAGTTTCGTAAGCTTTGTGAGGATTACGCTTGGGAACAAATTAATGGTCAACGTGAGCAGTTTAAACGCTTAGGGGTTCGTGGGGATTGGGAAAACCCATATGTAACTTTGAAGCCTGAATATGAAGCACAACAAATTAAAGTTTTTGGTGAGATGGCGAAAAAAGGCTATATTTATAAAGGGTTAAAACCTGTATATTGGTCACCATCAAGTGAATCAGCACTCGCTGAAGCAGAAATTGAATATCAAGATAAACGCTCTCCATCGATTTATGTTGCCTTCCCTGTAAAAGATGGAAAAGGCGTTTTATCTCATGATGAGAAAATTATCATTTGGACAACAACTCCTTGGACAATGCCAGCAAATTTAGGAATTTCAGTACATCCAGAGTTAGAATATAGTGTTGTAGCTGCTAATGGTGAAAAGTATGTTGTTGCGTCTGAACTAGTTGAATCTGTTGCATCAACTATTGGTTGGGAAAGTTATGAAGTTGACCGCACATTAAAAGGTATTGAACTAGACCGTGTAACGGCAAAACACCCAATTTATGACCGTGAATCACTTGTTATGCTAGGTGAGCATGTTACAAGTGATGGAGGAACAGGTTGTGTTCACACTGCTCCAGGTCATGGAGAAGATGACTTTATTGTAGGACAGCAATATGGACTAGATGTATTATGTCCAGTTGATGAAAAAGGATATATGACAAAAGAAGCACCAGGGTTTGAAGGTACTTTTCTATGA
- a CDS encoding dihydroorotate dehydrogenase electron transfer subunit — MIKKELMVVTKHEKIAEHIFQLTLQGELVLEMGNPGQFVHLKVSEGSTPLLRRPISISEINKDKKQFTMIYRAEGAGTQLLSKKVVENVVDVLGPLGNGFPIDSVESGQIALLVGGGIGVPPLLELSRQLVAKGVKVQHVLGFQTNNAVFLEEEFAKLGTTIITTDDGSYGYKGFVTDAIKDHNLQFDTMFTCGPTPMLRALEKLHGQKPLFLSLEERMGCGVGACFACVCHTGDDPTGTSYKKVCSDGPVFKAGEVVL, encoded by the coding sequence GTGATAAAAAAAGAACTAATGGTCGTGACAAAACACGAAAAAATTGCAGAACATATTTTTCAGCTAACACTACAAGGTGAACTTGTTTTAGAGATGGGTAACCCAGGTCAGTTTGTTCATTTAAAGGTGTCTGAGGGTAGCACACCTCTATTAAGAAGACCGATTAGCATTTCTGAAATTAATAAAGATAAAAAGCAATTCACAATGATATATAGAGCAGAAGGGGCTGGTACTCAGCTCCTTTCTAAAAAGGTCGTTGAAAACGTAGTGGATGTTTTAGGACCATTAGGGAATGGATTTCCAATTGATTCAGTTGAAAGTGGACAGATAGCTTTGTTAGTTGGTGGAGGAATAGGTGTTCCTCCTTTACTTGAACTATCAAGGCAATTAGTTGCAAAGGGTGTAAAGGTGCAACATGTATTAGGGTTTCAAACAAATAATGCTGTCTTTTTAGAAGAAGAGTTTGCTAAACTTGGAACAACAATTATAACAACGGATGATGGATCTTATGGATATAAAGGATTTGTTACAGATGCCATTAAAGATCACAACCTGCAGTTTGATACAATGTTTACTTGTGGTCCAACACCAATGTTAAGAGCACTAGAAAAGCTTCATGGACAGAAACCTTTGTTTCTATCATTAGAAGAAAGAATGGGCTGTGGAGTTGGAGCTTGTTTTGCATGTGTTTGTCATACAGGAGATGACCCTACTGGAACAAGTTATAAAAAAGTATGTAGTGATGGGCCTGTGTTTAAGGCTGGAGAGGTGGTTTTATAA
- a CDS encoding dihydroorotate dehydrogenase yields MLDINLPGLSLKNPIMPASGCFGFGREYSKFYDLSQLGSIMIKASTQEPRFGNPTPRVAETEAGMLNAIGLQNPGVHKVISEELAWLEQYDVPIIANVAGSQIEDYVYVAEKISQANNVHALELNISCPNVKTGGIAFGTIPEVAAQLTKAVKEVSAVPVYVKLSPNVANIVEMAKAIEDAGADGLTMINTLIGMRLGLKTGKPVIANKTGGLSGPAIKPVAIRMIYEVSQAVSIPIIGMGGVQNVDDVIEFLYAGASAVAVGTANFVNPFVCPEIIEQLPARLNELGFEHVTECIGRSWKADAKTAHYSS; encoded by the coding sequence ATGCTAGACATCAACTTACCCGGTTTGTCACTTAAAAATCCTATCATGCCTGCATCAGGATGCTTTGGCTTTGGTAGAGAATATAGTAAGTTTTATGACTTGAGTCAGCTTGGATCAATAATGATTAAAGCCAGTACACAGGAGCCCCGATTTGGTAATCCTACTCCTCGTGTAGCTGAGACAGAAGCAGGCATGTTAAATGCTATTGGACTACAAAACCCCGGTGTTCATAAAGTCATTTCAGAAGAGCTTGCTTGGCTTGAGCAGTATGATGTTCCGATTATCGCAAATGTAGCAGGCTCTCAAATTGAGGACTATGTATATGTCGCAGAAAAGATCAGTCAGGCAAACAATGTACATGCTCTTGAATTAAATATTTCATGTCCTAATGTAAAAACAGGTGGCATTGCATTTGGAACAATTCCTGAAGTTGCAGCACAGTTAACAAAAGCTGTGAAAGAGGTATCAGCTGTACCTGTTTATGTAAAATTATCACCTAACGTTGCGAACATCGTTGAAATGGCAAAAGCTATTGAAGATGCAGGTGCTGATGGTTTAACAATGATTAACACTTTAATAGGAATGAGACTTGGCCTTAAAACAGGTAAGCCAGTTATTGCAAATAAAACTGGTGGGTTATCAGGTCCAGCTATTAAACCAGTAGCTATACGTATGATTTATGAAGTAAGTCAAGCTGTATCGATTCCGATCATTGGCATGGGTGGCGTGCAAAACGTTGATGATGTGATTGAATTCTTATATGCTGGAGCAAGTGCTGTTGCTGTTGGTACTGCTAATTTTGTTAATCCATTTGTATGCCCGGAAATTATCGAGCAGTTGCCAGCAAGATTAAATGAACTTGGTTTTGAACATGTTACGGAATGTATCGGAAGGAGTTGGAAGGCTGATGCAAAGACCGCTCATTATAGCTCTTGA
- a CDS encoding RluA family pseudouridine synthase — MDIVELQVSEEHKNERIDKFLSTSNEEWSRTQVQIWIKDGLVKVNDKAIKTNYKCQVNDKVVIEIPEPEPLDVVAEVMDLDIYYEDQDVLVVNKPKGMVVHPAPGHMNGTLVNGLMAHCKDLSGINGVLRPGIVHRIDKDTSGLLMVAKNDMAHESLVQQLVDKTVTRRYKAIVHGSIQHDHGTINAPIGRDKTDRQSMTVTNVSSKEAVTHFHVLERFDNFTFIECQLETGRTHQIRVHMKYIGFPLVGDPKYGPKKTLDINGQALHAGILGFEHPRTKEYLEFEAPLPNEFEEVLNSIKNNH, encoded by the coding sequence ATGGACATCGTTGAATTACAAGTTAGTGAAGAACATAAAAATGAACGGATTGATAAGTTTTTGTCTACTTCAAACGAAGAATGGTCAAGAACACAAGTTCAAATTTGGATAAAAGATGGTTTGGTGAAGGTAAATGATAAGGCCATTAAGACGAATTACAAATGTCAAGTAAATGATAAAGTGGTTATAGAAATTCCAGAACCAGAACCTCTTGATGTTGTAGCCGAAGTAATGGATCTTGATATATATTATGAGGATCAAGATGTGTTAGTTGTTAATAAACCAAAAGGAATGGTTGTTCATCCAGCACCTGGTCATATGAATGGTACACTTGTTAACGGTTTAATGGCACATTGCAAGGATCTTTCAGGGATCAATGGCGTTTTAAGGCCTGGAATTGTCCATCGAATCGACAAAGACACTTCCGGATTATTAATGGTTGCTAAGAATGATATGGCCCATGAATCTCTAGTTCAGCAGCTTGTAGACAAAACAGTAACAAGACGTTATAAAGCAATTGTACATGGCAGCATTCAACATGATCACGGAACAATCAATGCACCAATTGGACGTGACAAAACAGATCGTCAGAGTATGACGGTAACAAATGTAAGCAGCAAAGAAGCTGTCACACATTTTCATGTGTTAGAGAGATTTGATAACTTTACGTTTATCGAATGTCAGCTTGAAACTGGAAGAACCCATCAAATTCGTGTTCATATGAAGTATATAGGCTTTCCGTTAGTTGGTGATCCGAAATACGGGCCGAAAAAAACACTCGACATTAATGGACAAGCACTTCATGCAGGTATCCTAGGGTTTGAACACCCTCGGACTAAAGAATATCTTGAGTTTGAAGCTCCGTTACCTAATGAATTTGAAGAAGTATTAAATAGTATTAAAAATAATCATTGA
- the lspA gene encoding signal peptidase II, with protein MYYYIIAAVIILIDQVTKWLIVRNMQIGENITVIENFFYITSHRNRGAAWGILEGQMWFFYIITAVVIVGLIYYIQKHTKENKVMGVALGFMLGGAIGNFIDRLFRKEVVDFINTYIFSYDFPIFNIADSALCIGVALLFIHMLFFEGKQEKEQA; from the coding sequence GTGTATTATTACATAATTGCTGCTGTCATTATTTTAATTGACCAAGTCACGAAATGGTTAATCGTAAGAAACATGCAAATTGGTGAGAATATTACTGTTATTGAAAATTTCTTCTACATAACATCCCATCGGAATCGTGGAGCAGCCTGGGGCATTTTGGAAGGACAAATGTGGTTTTTCTATATTATAACGGCTGTTGTTATTGTCGGGTTAATTTATTATATTCAAAAACATACAAAGGAAAATAAGGTAATGGGTGTAGCACTTGGCTTTATGCTAGGTGGTGCAATTGGTAATTTCATTGACCGTTTATTTCGGAAGGAAGTTGTCGATTTTATTAATACATACATTTTTTCTTATGACTTCCCAATTTTCAATATAGCAGATTCTGCTCTTTGTATTGGGGTAGCTTTATTATTTATTCATATGTTGTTTTTTGAAGGGAAACAAGAGAAGGAGCAAGCATAA
- a CDS encoding TraR/DksA family transcriptional regulator: MREELRARLFDHSLFDMTLDEDYHKSHTLMHHIKEELQDVERALMKIDKGLYGYCEETGEEIPFEKLRILPTARTKYDFFFQELFERKSLPQHDYTHEETYITGSDF; encoded by the coding sequence ATGAGAGAAGAACTGCGAGCTAGATTATTTGATCACAGTTTGTTTGATATGACTTTAGATGAAGATTATCATAAAAGTCATACATTAATGCATCATATTAAAGAGGAACTTCAAGATGTAGAACGTGCCTTAATGAAAATTGATAAAGGACTTTACGGGTATTGTGAAGAAACCGGTGAAGAAATTCCTTTTGAAAAGTTAAGGATACTCCCAACAGCTAGAACAAAATACGATTTCTTTTTCCAGGAATTATTTGAACGAAAATCTCTCCCGCAACACGACTATACTCATGAAGAAACTTATATCACAGGCAGTGATTTCTGA
- the pyrE gene encoding orotate phosphoribosyltransferase yields MKQTIAKNLLEIKAVYLQPNDPFTWSSGLKSPIYCDNRLTLSFPSIRTQIAEGLIDLIKEHYPEVEVIAGTATAGIPHAAWVSDKMDLPMVYVRSKAKGHGKGNQIEGQVKQNQKVVVVEDLISTGGSAITAVEALREAGCEVLGIVAIFTYDLALGKSKLEEANIKAQSLCDYNTLVEVAAKEGYVTEQDISKLKMWREDPSSERWLDV; encoded by the coding sequence ATGAAACAAACGATTGCAAAAAACCTATTAGAAATTAAGGCAGTTTATCTCCAACCAAATGACCCCTTCACTTGGTCTAGTGGATTAAAGTCACCAATTTACTGTGATAATCGTCTTACATTATCATTTCCTTCTATTCGTACTCAAATAGCTGAAGGTCTTATTGATCTAATAAAAGAGCATTACCCTGAGGTTGAAGTGATCGCAGGGACTGCAACTGCAGGTATCCCTCACGCTGCATGGGTAAGTGATAAAATGGATTTACCAATGGTTTATGTTCGAAGCAAGGCAAAGGGACATGGTAAAGGAAATCAAATTGAAGGACAAGTTAAGCAAAACCAGAAGGTAGTGGTTGTGGAAGATTTGATTTCAACTGGCGGAAGTGCCATTACAGCTGTTGAAGCTCTTCGTGAAGCAGGCTGTGAGGTTTTAGGGATCGTAGCGATTTTTACATATGATCTTGCACTTGGAAAATCAAAACTGGAAGAAGCGAATATTAAAGCACAATCGTTATGTGACTATAACACTCTAGTTGAGGTTGCTGCTAAAGAAGGTTATGTAACAGAGCAGGACATTAGTAAATTAAAAATGTGGAGAGAAGATCCATCTTCTGAACGCTGGCTTGATGTATAA
- a CDS encoding class I tRNA ligase family protein, with product MGETRLYNMVRDRGDWCISRQRAWGVPIPVFYAENGEPIITDETIEHVSNLFRDYGSNIWFEREAKDLLPDGFSHEGSPNGKFTKENDIMDVWFDSGSSHQAVLLEREDLQRPADLYLEGSDQYRGWFNSSLSTAVAVTGKAPYKGVLSHGFALDGEGRKMSKSLGNTVVPAKVMNQLGGDILRLWVASVDYQADVRVSDAILKQVAEVYRKIRNTFRFLLGNLSDFNPATDSVSLENLRDVDRYMLVKLNKLTKRVKEAYEQYEFAAIYHAVHNFCTIELSSFYLDFAKDVLYIESSENQERRAIQTVLHETLLSLVKLVTPILPHTADEVWEHIDSVTEESVQLVDMPEVKEYEQADELEKKWDAFMTLRDDVLKALEVARNEKVIGKSLTASIALYPNAESKALLDSVDEDLKQLFIVSGFTIAEDFDNAPENAQVFDTVKIVITPAEGETCDRCWIVTPEVGQVEEHPTLCQRCASIVKDHY from the coding sequence TTGGGGGAAACTCGTCTTTACAACATGGTTCGTGATCGTGGAGATTGGTGTATTTCCCGACAACGTGCATGGGGTGTACCGATTCCTGTGTTTTACGCTGAAAATGGTGAGCCGATCATTACGGATGAAACAATTGAGCATGTTTCAAACTTATTCCGTGATTATGGGTCTAATATTTGGTTCGAACGCGAAGCAAAAGACCTTTTACCAGATGGCTTTTCACATGAAGGAAGCCCTAACGGTAAGTTTACAAAAGAAAATGACATTATGGATGTTTGGTTTGATTCAGGATCTTCCCACCAAGCGGTACTTTTAGAAAGAGAAGATCTCCAAAGACCTGCAGACTTGTATTTAGAAGGATCTGACCAGTATCGTGGTTGGTTTAACTCTTCTTTATCAACGGCAGTTGCTGTGACTGGCAAAGCTCCGTATAAAGGTGTTCTAAGTCATGGTTTTGCTCTTGATGGTGAAGGGCGTAAAATGAGTAAATCTTTAGGGAATACTGTTGTACCTGCTAAAGTTATGAACCAATTAGGTGGAGATATTCTTCGTCTATGGGTTGCTTCAGTTGATTATCAAGCAGATGTTCGTGTTTCTGACGCAATTTTAAAACAAGTTGCTGAGGTTTACCGTAAAATTCGTAATACATTCCGTTTCTTACTAGGTAACTTAAGTGATTTTAACCCAGCAACTGATTCGGTTAGCTTAGAGAACCTTAGAGATGTAGATCGATATATGCTTGTAAAACTAAATAAGCTAACAAAACGAGTAAAGGAAGCTTATGAACAATATGAATTTGCTGCGATTTATCATGCTGTTCATAATTTCTGTACGATTGAACTAAGCTCATTCTATTTAGATTTTGCAAAAGATGTACTTTATATTGAATCATCGGAAAATCAAGAACGTCGTGCAATTCAAACAGTACTTCACGAAACATTATTATCACTTGTTAAATTAGTAACACCAATTCTTCCTCACACAGCTGATGAAGTTTGGGAGCACATTGATTCTGTTACAGAAGAGAGTGTGCAGCTTGTTGACATGCCGGAAGTAAAAGAATATGAACAAGCAGATGAACTTGAGAAAAAATGGGATGCATTTATGACATTACGTGATGATGTTTTAAAAGCATTAGAAGTAGCTCGTAATGAGAAAGTAATCGGAAAATCGTTAACAGCAAGTATTGCTCTTTATCCAAATGCGGAATCAAAAGCATTACTTGATTCAGTTGATGAAGACTTAAAGCAATTATTTATTGTTTCAGGCTTTACTATTGCTGAAGATTTTGACAATGCTCCTGAAAATGCTCAGGTCTTTGATACAGTAAAAATTGTCATAACACCAGCAGAAGGTGAAACATGTGATCGTTGTTGGATCGTTACACCAGAAGTTGGTCAGGTTGAGGAACATCCAACACTATGTCAACGATGTGCTTCAATTGTGAAGGATCATTATTAA